Below is a genomic region from Pseudomonas extremaustralis.
GCCACTCTGCAAAATTTTGCTTTCACGTCATGGCAGCAACGGCCGCACCTGTTCAATTTCGAAAGCACCCGGCCTATCAGCGGCTTAGTCCGGCACATGTATCAGAACTGTACCTTCTTCCCCGTGCAGGACGCCGATGGCAGCAGTCTGGGGGTGGGCCTGGCCATCACTGATACCACCGACACTGCGGCCCGCCAACTCGAGCTGACGCACCTGAACAAGTTGCTGGAAGAAGAAAAGAGTGCCCAGGCACTGCTTATCGCGCGGCTCGAAGATGCACAGGCGCAGTTACTGCAGTCCGAGAAGATGGCGGCGATAGGTCAACTTGCAGCGGGCGTGGCCCACGAGATCAATAACCCGATCGGCTTTGTTTGCTCCAACGTCAACACCTTGCGTCGTTACCTCGTGGACATCTTTGCGCTGCTCGAAGCTCATGAACAGGCGAGCGATGAAACGCACGCCAATGCACATCCTGAGCTGGCGATCATGCGAGACAAGATGGATTACAAATTCATGCGTCAGGACATCGACGACCTGCTTGTCGAGTCGGCCGACGGTCTTGACCGGGTCACTCGCATAGTCAGGGACCTGCGCGAGTTCTCCCATGTCGACAGTTACGAATGGCAGTTGGCCGATCTGCACAAGGGGCTCGACAGCACCCTCAACGTTATCTGGAACGAGATCAAGTTCAAGGCCCAGGTAATCAAGTGCTATGGGGATATCGAACTCATCGAATGCATGGGCTCACAGATCAATCAGGTCTTTATGAACTTGCTCATCAACGCGAGCCATGCGGTGGGCAGCGACGGCGAAATCACCGTCAGGAGCGGGCGAGAAGATGGCGGGGTGTTCGTTGAAATCGCCGACAACGGCCATGGCATCCCCCCTGAAATCCAGAACCGAATATTCGAACCGTTCTTCACAACCAAGCCGGTGGGCATGGGATCGGGCCTTGGCCTGTCGTTGTCCTACAGCATCATCCTCAAGCACCACGGAAGGCTCACCGTCGAAAGTGAGCCGGGCAGGGGGAGTCGCTTCCGCGCGTGGTTACCATTACGCCAGCCCCAGCAGCAGGCCCTTTCAACTTCTGCCACAGAAGGATGCTGATCATGGAAGCCCTCTCCTCCAGCGTAAAACGCCACACCATCATGCTGGTGGATGATGAAGAGAGCATCCTCAACAGCCTGCGACGCTTGCTGCGGGTAAAACCTTACGACTTGCTTCTGGCCACGAGTGGGGCCCAGGCGCTGGAGCTCTTTGAACAGCACTCTGTCGACCTGATCGTCTGCGACGCGCGCATGCCGTTCATGGACGGTCCGACGCTGCTTCGCGAGGTGTATAAGCGCGACCCGGAATGCATGAATATCTTGCTCACCGGTTATGCCGACATGAGCATGATCACGCAAGCCCTCAGCGACGGGTACATTTTCCGCTACATCAGCAAACCCTGGAATGACGAGGAGCTTCAGCTCACCCTTGATCAGGCTCTAGAAGTGCAGAGAGTACTGCGTGATCGTGAAAATCCCCAGGCACTCGTTGGTGGATAGAGCGAAGCCCTGTGTGGTGCACACTTATGCTGGAAACTGCGTCAGTTTTTTTCTCAGCTAAACAGGTGGCAACCGGTGTTGGGCTGATGCTGGCTAGCTTGCCGCCCTTGCTCGGCTCACGTTTCGTAAGTAATGGCGTAGGTGTATCGTCCCCAGCCACTATTTGCCTCGAACAATTCGAGATTTCTATATGAAACCCAATCCGCCAATCGATAACGCATTACGCGTCGCGTTGGTTACAGGATCCACATCCGGTATCGGCGCGGCCATTGCACGTGTACTAAGCGGGGCAGGCTATGCGGTGGTTCTGCATTCGCGAAATTCTGCGGATACGGGTCGCGCTATGGCTGCCGAAATGAAACAGGCTATCTACGTGCAAGCTGATCTTGCTTGTGAAGCCGATAGGGTCAGGCTTGTTGACGAGGCGATCGCCGCGTGGGGTCAGCTCGACGTATTGGTCAATAACGCCGGCATCAGCAGGGTCATTCCCCATAGCGACCTTGCCTCTGCTACTTCGGCGGTGTGGCACGAACTTAACGAGATTAATGTCGTGGCGCCGTTCCATCTGGTCGCATTGGCCGAATCGGCATTGCGCGATGCCGCCCGTTACCGTCGAGCAGGTAGCGTCGTAAACATCAGTTCGCATGCTGGTGTCCGTCCTAAGGGCGCATCCATTCCCTATGCGGTGAGCAAAGCGGCGCTCAATCACATGACCCGCTTGCTCGCGGTGTCACTTGGGCCAGACATTCGCGTAAATGCTGTGGCGCCTGGCCTGGTCGACACGCCTCTGACCGCCGAGTGGAAAGAGGCCCAAGAGCTGTGGCGAGATCGCGCCCCAATGCGCAGGGCCGCTAGCCCAGAAGACATTGCAAACGCTGTTGCCATGTTGGTTGATTCGGACTACCTAACCGGTGAGGTACTCCTGTCAGACGGCGGATTAAATCTGACCTAGGGTCAGCGCGCCCCGCAGGGGCGGCCTAGATGACTTTGTCGGACGTACAGGGCCGCCGTCATGGGGCAGACGCTGAGCGACTCAGAACTTCACATTGAAACCGGCATACATCGCTCGAGGCGCCGCCGGGGTGATGGTCTGGGGATTGGATAGCCCCAGCGACGGGATGTCGCCAACGGCGGCGAACGTACCGTAGGTGGCATATTTGCGATCAAGGGCGTTGTCCACTTTGGCGAAGAGTTTGATTGTTTTGGTGAGCTGATAATCGCTGTGGACATTGAACACCGCATACCCGGCCAACTTGGCATTGTGGTTTGAATCGTCGCCGACATAGTACTGGCTGCTGTTGGCGAGCATGTCCGCGCCGAGGGTCAAGGCCGATGTCAATTTATAATCCCCGCCCATCTTCAATTGCCATGGCGAAATGCCGGGGATTTTGTCGCCGCGGGCGACAGCAATATTGCCGTTGGCATCGGCTTCAGGATTGTTGGCCGACGTCAGCGTCAGGTTGGATTGGTAGGTTGCATCGACATAGGCCAGTGTCGTGTAGGCAGACCAGTCGCTGGTTCGGTACTGGACGTAGGCATCGAGACCCTGGCGACGGGTTTTGCCCGCGTTCACATAGTAGCCATAGCCCGGGACCACGCTGCTGGGCTGGCTGACGATGTCATCGCTGTTGTCGGTACGGAACGCGCTGAGCTTCCAGTCAATCGTCGAGTCGGCGTTCACCGTGCTGTGGCCCCGCAGGCCTGTCTCGTAGGTCCTTGAGACAACTTGCTTGAGGGTCGGGTCTGACACCAGGAAACCTTCGAGCAAGCAGGGTTTCGCCGGGTTTGCACAGCCCAGTTCAAGCGGCGTGGGCGCGCGGTTGGCTTCGGAGTAGCCGCCGTAGATGCTCATGTCCGGCGTCAGTTTGTAGGTGAGGCCGGCGAGCGGGTTCAAGCGAGCGTAGCGATGATCGCCGGTGAGTTCAGGGGAGTTGCCCAGCGCGTCGCTCAGGTTGATCTGAGCGATATTCAGCCGCGCGCCGAGCGTGGCCGACAGACGATCGGTGAGGTCGAGCGTATCGGAGGAAAACAGCCCCTGATAGGTATTCTTCGCCCTCAGCTTGACGGGTTGAATCAAGCCGTCGCTGGTCTGATAAGTGATTCCGGAGCCGACGACGTAAGGATCTATCGTGGTGTCCGCTATGGTCCCGAGCTCATTGCTTCCCGAGAACGACAGGCTGGAATAGTCGATGTTGGCGCCCGCCACGAAATGATTGTTCAGTGTCAGGAACGAGCCGTCATACGTAGTCTGCAGAGAGGCGCCGACGGTGTCGGAGTTGACGTGGGTGCGGTCTATCGAGCCGGCGATCCCTTGGTTCAATCCGGTGCCAGGCAGCAGGCTCGAGGATAGATTTTGTCCGCTCCCGGCGTTCTGCGCGACCGCATCGCCCAGGCACAACTGCGTTGGATCGCCTGCACATGCGGCCACATCGGAGGTGTTGCCATCGACATGTTTCTGGTCGAAATGACGCACATAGAGATTGCTTTGCACCGCCCAGTCGTCATTGAGCGATACCTTGCCGTTAAGGCCGACCATCAACATGTTGTTTTCTGTGGTCTGGGGGAACGTATAGACACTCGAGTACCTGCGCGCCAGCTCCTCGACGGGCGTCGGGCCAATGACCCCTAGCGTGTTCGATGCGGCCGAAAGGTTGAGATGGAACTCGCGCACGTCGTCCTTGTACCCAAGGTCGGTGTAGAACCGCTTGATCCTCGAAGACGAGTGATCACGCCAACCGTCCTCATGGATTTCTTCACCGGAGGTGTAGAAGGCCCAGTTGTCTTTTTGGGCACCGTATTGCAGAGAGCTGCCGATGCGTCCGAACGACCCTCCTGTGACCTCGGCTTCCAGTCCGTCATAGGTGAAACCGTTCTTCAACTGCAGATTGATCGCCCCGCCGAGGGCGTTAAGCCCGAAGACCGGATTGCTGGTCCACACATCCGCGCGGTCAATGGCCACGCTGGGCACCAGGTCGAAATTCACGGTATCGCCGAACGCTTCGTTGATTCGCACGCCATTCAGATAAACCGCCAGCCCCTGCGGGGTTCCTTGCGTCGCGGAGGCCCTGAAGCCATGCAAATTGATGTCCTGCGAAAACGGATTGCCCTGCACATCGGAAATCTGCAGGCCTGGCGTTTGTTGCGACAGCGTGTCCAGTACGGAAGCGGATTTATTGCGGTCGAAATCGTCGGCAACCAGCGATTGGGTATTGGTTGGCACTTTATCCCGATCGATCGAGTCGCCGGCCACGGGCGAACTGCCGATGACTTGGATCGTTGGCAATTCCATTTCCTGGGCGTGCGCGACGATGGGGAGGTAAATGCAGGCAGAGCAGAGGAACATACGTTTTAACGTCTGGTGCATGGTCGGCCTGCGTATTTGTTTTTATTTTTTTGCGCAATTTACCAGCACCTATAACCCCGGACTTCGGGGGAGCACTTGATAAAACGCGAGGGGTAAAAAACCATATTCCTGGCGTGATAAATACGTCAACGCCTCTTTGCAATATCACGACCTATTAATAGGGAAGTTGAGACTTTGGGATGAGGCGATGGGGGCAGTGCTCTTGAGTGTTGTTTTCGGTAGGGCGGTAATAAGCCTGCGCAGGTTTATTGGGATCGGGTGAGCCTTTTATTTATTCGGCTTATGATCACGCATGAATAAACGGCGCTTCTATTGGGAGGTCCTGATGGCCACTGCACATGTTTTCATCGCCGTCAGCCTGGACGGCTTCATCGCCCGGCCAGATGGCGACATCGATTGGCTTTTGCAGCGTGATGATCCGACTGAAGATCATGGCTACAACGCCTTCATTGCCGACAAGGATGTGATCGTGATGGGGCGAGGGAGCTATGAGAAGGTACGGACCTTCGACACATGGTTCTACGACCGGCCCGTCGTGGTCCTGTCTGAACAACTGACCGGTACGCCGGTACCCGAGGCGCTGAAGGGCAAGCTGCGTTTCTCAAACCTCGCACCAGCAGACCTGATGGCCGAACTGGCGGGGCAAGGCGTGCAGCGTGTCTATGTCGATGGCGGGCAGTTGGTGCAATCCTTCCTGCGCGATGGGTTAGTCGCCGATATGGTGATTACCACCGTTCCGGTGCTGATCGGATCGGGAAGGCGATTGTTCGGGGGCCTTCAGCGGGATATTGACTGGGAACTGGTATCCAACTGCAGCTTTCCTTCGGGGTTGGTGCAGGCTAGCTATCGGTTGACTGTATGACTGGTTCGGGAGGATGTTCGGTCTAGAGTACGAGGGGGAAAGGGGGCGGATATATTTTTCAGAAGAGGGGTGAAAAATAAATCCGTCTCCTTTTTACAAACATTGTTTGCTTGGGACAACCTTCACAATGAACCCACTGGATAGGGTTTCAAAAAGGCAACGCAGCTGCGCTTACTTATCCCCGGCTCGAAATTGAGACATCAGTGCTGGATAATCCTGCGGATCCGGGAAAGCTTCATAACTGACAGATGCCCCGGTCGTCACCCAAGGTAATTTCTCTCTCGTCCAGGTTTCCATGAACGGTCGGTAGTGCTGCGGGTTTTCCAACAGGCTGCTGCGCACACCTACGTACTCGTCGACTCCGGCGGGCCGTGTGAATAGCCACGTCAGGCAGTGTGCGCAGAAATAGTGGCGAGTTGGGCCATGTAGACCACCGAGGACAGTTTCGCCTTGTGTTACTGCGAAGGCTGCCGCAGGAAAAAGTGCCGTCAGAGAAAATGCGCTAGCGGACATTTTTTGACATCCGACGCAATGACAGGCAGTAGTCATGACAGGTGGGCAATCGCTCTCAAAAGTAACGTGTCCGCAACGGCAGGTTCCCGAAAATACCATGAGCTTTATCTCGTAGTGCGCGGATGGGCGCTGGTTGGGTAAAGTGGGGTCAGGGAAAGCATGCGCGAGTCTGGGTTTGATTGAAACTAAGTCCGTGAGATCGCATCCCGGCGGAACACTGGACCGCGATAGCGGTGAGAGCGATGAGCCGGTTACCCATAGCGCAAACGCCATTTTCGTGCAGGTTCTGCTTTTGTGCCATCGCTAGAGCAATGAGTCAACTACAAGCCGCCATGGAAAATTTCTTCATTTACCTCAAGTTGATGTAGCTTGATTCGTGACAACAATGAATTCATCTGAACAACATTGGCCCTTGCCAAACTCATGATGGCTTAATGCTCCCCCAACCTTGCCAAGCAGAAATCCATGCCGCCTAAAGAACTATCCTTCCTGACTCGCGTTCGTGAATCACTCAGCACGCTGAATCCGGCTGAGCGGCGGCTGGGGGAATTCGTGTGTGATTTTCCAGCAGAGCTGGCAAGTTATTCGGCGTCCGAACTGGCGACATTAGCCCAGGTGTCCAATGCCACGGTGTCACGGTTCGTTAAGCGCCTGGGCTATGAGAATTACGAAGCAGCGCGGCGCCATGCCAGGGTGGAGAAGCAGAGTGGGTCGCGGTTATTTCTGACCGGTTCCGTGGACAGCGCGTCCGTGCAGTCGGTGGAAGCACACGTTGCGCAAGGTGTCGCCAATATCGAGTCGACGTTCTTGGGCATCAGTGAGGGGCAAATCAGCGCGGTGGCGCAATCAATGCTGGATGCGCGCAAGGTCTGGGTGTTGGGTTTTCGCAGCAGTTATCCCTTCGCTAGTTACCTTCAATGGCAGATGACGCAGGTGGTAGAGAACATCGTAGCTTTACCGGGGGCAGGACAAACACTGGGAGAAAGCCTGGTGAGCATGACTGAGCAAGATATGGTGGTGGTGTTCGGCTTGCGGCGTCGGGTAGCGAACATGGATGCGATTCTGGAACTGATCAAAAAAAATGGCGCGAAACTGCTGTACATCACCGACGAGGGTGTTGCGCCGTTGTCCAGCGTGACGTGGCATTTTCGCTGCCAGACGTTGGCGCCGGGGCCGTTGTTCAATCATGTGGCGGTGATGGGTGTTTGCCATTTACTGGCGACCCGGGCAATTGAGCTGGCAGGTTCGGCTGGACGTGCACGCTTACGCGGAATCGAGTCGTTTAACGACAGTCTCGACGAACTCTGAGCTTTCTTTTATTTGCCAAGCAAAACCCGCAAAAACGACCGTATTTCGTGCCTCGCCCGCACATGGGGCACCGTTGAGGTGCGGGCTGAAAAGGCCCACCTTTTTTCATAACGGCGCAAAAAATAAGGTATCTGATTGATTTGTAAAGTGAAAATACATTTTCACTGTATATGGCATGAAAAATGAATTTCATTTTCCCGCACACCTAGCGGGCTGATGCGATTTGGCGGGTCCGCTTTCTTACTTGATTAAGACAGGACACGCACATGGCGCATCGCACTCTTCTCAGTTTGGCAGCCGCGCTGCTGGTCAGCACCGCCCAGGCACAACCCCTACAGCTTAAAGTGTTAGGCCAGCCCGCCGGTTCGGGCTTGATCCAGCAGAACCAGGAACAACCCTTCTTCAACACGTTTGCGGCGGAATCGGGTCTGGACGTCAATGTGCAGTACGTGCCGACCGATATCGCCGGCATCCCTGACAGTGATGGGCTGCGCATCCTCAAGTCCGGGCTGTTCAATATCGTGTCCATCCGTGGCCCTCAAGTCAGCCGTGATGAGCCTTCGCTGCTGGGCTTCGACCTGGTTGGCCTGAACACCTCGTTTGACGCCGGCCGCGCTAATACCCGTGCGTTCTATGACTACGTTGATAAGCGTTTGCAGAGCAAATTCAATGCGAAGTTGTTGGGTGTATGGCCAGCCGGGCCACAGTTGGTGTTCTGCAAACCGGCGATCAACAGCCTGGCCGACTTGAAAGGCCTGAAAGTGCGCGTGGGTGATCAGAGCGGCGCGAAGTTCATGACCGGCCTGGGTGCCATCGGTGTACCGATGCCGTTTGGTGAAGTGCAGCAGGCACTGACAATGGGCGTAGTGGATTGCGCAGTCACCGGACCAGCTTCGGCAAACGCCGCCGGCTGGCCGGAAGCCGCCACCACCGTGTTGCCTATCGCCTTGCAACTGGCGGTCAACGGTTACGCGATCAACCTCAAAACCTGGAATGCAATGAGCCCCGAGCAGCAGAGCACGTTGCAAAAGGCATTCGATAAGCTGGACGACAACATCTGGAACTACTCCAAGGACCTGTACGAAGACGCCATGCGATGCAACGCCGGCGAACTGCCGTGCAATCAAGGCAAGTCGTACAAGCTGAAAACCTTGCCGGTGACGGCAGCCGATCAAGCCACCGTGGCTGCTGCTGTCGAGAAAACCTCGCTGCCGGCATGGGCGGCCCAATGCAATGCCGTGGACCCTGAGTGCGAGAGCGTCTGGCGGGCCACCATCGGCGCGCACCCGGGTCAGTAAGGCAAGGTATTGGAGATCATACTCATGAAAAATTATGCGCGATTTTCCGGCATTGTCTTTGGCGCCGTGATGTTGCTGCTCGCCTTGGCCATTACCGCTGAAACCGTGTTGCGCAAGCTGTTTTCCTTTTCGCTGGGTGGCCTGGATGAACTGGGCGGCTACGCGATGGCCGTTTGTGCACCCTTGGCATTCACTGTTGCGCTGATTGAGCGGGCGCACATTCGCATCAGCATTTTCCAGGTGAAAATGGGCGCTCGGGCCCAAGCGGTGACCAACGCACTGGCAATGGCGTCGCTGGGCTTGTTGTCGGCCTACTTGCTGTACTTCACCACCATCACGCTGCTCGACACGCAGTCTTATCAGTCTGTCGCACAGACCCCTTGGGCGACACCGTTGGTCTACCCCCAAGCGTTCTGGTTATTGGCAATGTCGGTCTTCACCGTCGCCGCGCTGGTCCTCTGCTGGCAGGCTTGCCAGCTACTGTGGCATGGAGACTGGGCAATGCTGAACCAACGCTTCGGCGCCGATACTGTGGCCGAAGAACTCAAGGCAGAGCTGGGCGACCTGGCCAAACGTGAGGCGAGCCAATCATGAGTATTGCGTTGGTAGGCATCGGTTTCGCCCTCATGTTGCTGCTGATGTTTTTGAGCATTCCGGTGGCGGTTTCAATCATCACGGTCGGCGCGTTGGGCGGTTATCTGCTGTTCGGTCCGCCGCTGGTCGACATGATGGGTGGCGTGCTGTGGACCAGCCTCAACAATCCGTCGATGCTGGCGATCCCATTATTCATGTTGCTGGGCGAACTGCTGCTGCGCGGCGGCATGGCCGACCGCATGTATGAAGCGCTGGCCGTGTGGATGGGGCGCCTGCCAGGCGGGCTGTTGCACGCCAACATCGCCAGCTGCGCCTTGTTTTCGGCCACGTCGGGGTCGTCGGTCGCCACCGCGGCCACTGTCGGCACCATCGCCCTGCCCGCCTTGTCGGCACGTAATTATCCGGTGCGGCCGTCATTGGGATCGCTGGCGGCCGGTGGCACGCTGGGTATTCTGATTCCGCCCAGTGTGAACATGTTGGTGTACGGCTCGCTGGCCAATGTCTCGGTAGGTCAACTGTTCACCGCCGGGGTGATCCCGGGTTTGCTGCTGTCGTTGTGCTTTTCGCTGTACATCTTTTTGGCCCACGGCAAGGCTGGTACCCACGCACCGCAAACACCAGCCATCCCGTTGAGGGTGAAGCTGGCGATGCTCAAGCATCTGGTCGCCCCGCTGATCATTTTCGGCGTGGTCATGGGCAGCATCTACGGCGGGCTTGCCACGCCGACCGAGTCTGCCGCACTGGGCCTGATCATCGCGCTGGTGTTGGTGGCGATCAACGGCAAATTGAGCACTGATCTGCTGATCAGTTGTTCGATGCAGGCAGCCAAGACCACTGGGATGGTCATCATCGTGTTGGCCTGCGCGCTGATGCTCAACGTCACCATGGCGATGGTCGGCCTGGCCCAGACCGTGACGGAATGGGTCGCCACATTGGGGATGAATCAACTCTCGTTGCTGCTGTTGCTGATTGTGTTCTACCTGGTGCTGGGCATGTTCATGGATGCCATGTCGATGCTGGTGCTGACCGTGCCCATCGCAGTGCCGATGGTGATGGCCGTCGGGGTCGACCCGATCTGGTTCGGCATTTTCATTGTGCTGATGTGCGAGATCGCGCTGATCCACCCGCCGCTGGGCATGAACCTGTTCGTGGTACATGGCGTGCGCAAGGACGGCGGCAGTTTCAACGACGTCATCATGGGGTCGCTGCCCTATGTGTTTGTGATGATTGGTTTCACCCTGTTGACCATGGCATTTCCAGTCATCGTCACCTGGTTGCCCAACCTGATGGCGGGGCAATGAACATGGATGGTGTACCCATGACCCGCCGGATTCTGGTGATCAACCCCAACAACAACGCGGCGGTGAGCGAAGGAATCCGTCGCGCCGCCGCTCAGGTGATTTGCGCCGATACCGAGTTGACGGTTGCCAATCCACTTCACGGACCGTTATCCATCGAAAGTCTTGAGGACCGAGCCCAAGCCATCCCGCCCTTGCTGGCAATGGTCGACAGTTACATAGGCCAGGGCTTCGACGCCTGTGTGCTGGGCTGCTATGACGATATTGCCCTGGACGAAATACGCCGGAGGCTGAAGATCCCGGTAGTGGGCGCGTTCGAAGCGAGTATCGCAGCGGCCCGCACGGTGTCGGCACGCTTTTGCGTCGTTACCACGGTGCATTCGGCGCTCCCTACCATCACGGCGCTGTTGCACACCTATGGCGCTCAACACATTGCGTCGGTGCTGGCCGCTGGCATAGGCGTCGCTGACGCCGCCGCAGGTGGCGAGGCAGCCTCGCACAAACTCAACCAAACCATCCAGGCGGCCATAGCGCAGCAGGGGGCCGACGCCATCGTGTTGGGGTCGGGTGGTTTGATCGGCCGAGCACCAGCGCTGGCGAAGGCATTCAACCTGCCGGTAATCGACGCGGTGCTTTGCGCCATCACTCAGGCTGAAGGGTTGGCAAAACTGCACAAACAGACCTGATGCCATCAAGACGGAGCGCTTTATGTCGCGCTCCGACTGACGACTCCAAGCATGAGCCTCTTTTTACGAAAGACCTGCCAGCCGGGCCCTCTTGGCCTGACTTTATCGACTCGGGGAGATTGAAATGAGTAATTTGACTAAAGGCCTGCTGGCCTTGACGGCATCCGCATGCCTGCAAAACGTGGCGCAGGCAGCACCACTGGTAGCCGACCAAGCGACAGCCAAGGGGTTGTCGAAGACAGCCACCTCAACGTGTTGCTGCGTAATTACTACTGGAACCGCGATGGAAAAAACGGTGGTGTGGACCGTCGTGATTGGTCTCAGGGCGTCATCGCCAACTTCGAATCCGGCTTCACCCAGGGCACGGTGGGTTTCGGTGTCGATGCGTACGGCGCGTTTGCCCTGAAACTTGATGGCGGTGCAGGCACGACCGGGCTGGGCAACCTGCCGATCAACCGTAATGGCGAACCGGAAGACTCGTACGGCAAAAGCGGAGGGGCATTGAAAGTGCGCGTCTCCAAAACGGTATTGAAGATCGGTGAAATGCAGCCCAAGAACCCGCTGTTCGCACCGGGCGGGGTGCGTGTATTGCCGCAAACCGCCAGCGGCATAAACCTGCTGAGCAGCGAGATCGACAACCTGAACATGGACGCCGGACACTTCTACTCTGGCACCAGCCCGGCAACCACACGCAGTGATGGCGAGCTGTTCGCCAGTTACGCGCGCAGGGCGTCAAGCGAGGCGGATTACATCGGTGGCAAGTATTCACCCTCCCCCAACTTCAGCCTGTCGCTGTACGGCTCGGAACTCA
It encodes:
- a CDS encoding TonB-dependent receptor, which codes for MHQTLKRMFLCSACIYLPIVAHAQEMELPTIQVIGSSPVAGDSIDRDKVPTNTQSLVADDFDRNKSASVLDTLSQQTPGLQISDVQGNPFSQDINLHGFRASATQGTPQGLAVYLNGVRINEAFGDTVNFDLVPSVAIDRADVWTSNPVFGLNALGGAINLQLKNGFTYDGLEAEVTGGSFGRIGSSLQYGAQKDNWAFYTSGEEIHEDGWRDHSSSRIKRFYTDLGYKDDVREFHLNLSAASNTLGVIGPTPVEELARRYSSVYTFPQTTENNMLMVGLNGKVSLNDDWAVQSNLYVRHFDQKHVDGNTSDVAACAGDPTQLCLGDAVAQNAGSGQNLSSSLLPGTGLNQGIAGSIDRTHVNSDTVGASLQTTYDGSFLTLNNHFVAGANIDYSSLSFSGSNELGTIADTTIDPYVVGSGITYQTSDGLIQPVKLRAKNTYQGLFSSDTLDLTDRLSATLGARLNIAQINLSDALGNSPELTGDHRYARLNPLAGLTYKLTPDMSIYGGYSEANRAPTPLELGCANPAKPCLLEGFLVSDPTLKQVVSRTYETGLRGHSTVNADSTIDWKLSAFRTDNSDDIVSQPSSVVPGYGYYVNAGKTRRQGLDAYVQYRTSDWSAYTTLAYVDATYQSNLTLTSANNPEADANGNIAVARGDKIPGISPWQLKMGGDYKLTSALTLGADMLANSSQYYVGDDSNHNAKLAGYAVFNVHSDYQLTKTIKLFAKVDNALDRKYATYGTFAAVGDIPSLGLSNPQTITPAAPRAMYAGFNVKF
- a CDS encoding SDR family NAD(P)-dependent oxidoreductase, whose translation is MKPNPPIDNALRVALVTGSTSGIGAAIARVLSGAGYAVVLHSRNSADTGRAMAAEMKQAIYVQADLACEADRVRLVDEAIAAWGQLDVLVNNAGISRVIPHSDLASATSAVWHELNEINVVAPFHLVALAESALRDAARYRRAGSVVNISSHAGVRPKGASIPYAVSKAALNHMTRLLAVSLGPDIRVNAVAPGLVDTPLTAEWKEAQELWRDRAPMRRAASPEDIANAVAMLVDSDYLTGEVLLSDGGLNLT
- a CDS encoding TRAP transporter small permease subunit, producing the protein MKNYARFSGIVFGAVMLLLALAITAETVLRKLFSFSLGGLDELGGYAMAVCAPLAFTVALIERAHIRISIFQVKMGARAQAVTNALAMASLGLLSAYLLYFTTITLLDTQSYQSVAQTPWATPLVYPQAFWLLAMSVFTVAALVLCWQACQLLWHGDWAMLNQRFGADTVAEELKAELGDLAKREASQS
- a CDS encoding response regulator, with amino-acid sequence MEALSSSVKRHTIMLVDDEESILNSLRRLLRVKPYDLLLATSGAQALELFEQHSVDLIVCDARMPFMDGPTLLREVYKRDPECMNILLTGYADMSMITQALSDGYIFRYISKPWNDEELQLTLDQALEVQRVLRDRENPQALVGG
- a CDS encoding TRAP transporter substrate-binding protein produces the protein MAHRTLLSLAAALLVSTAQAQPLQLKVLGQPAGSGLIQQNQEQPFFNTFAAESGLDVNVQYVPTDIAGIPDSDGLRILKSGLFNIVSIRGPQVSRDEPSLLGFDLVGLNTSFDAGRANTRAFYDYVDKRLQSKFNAKLLGVWPAGPQLVFCKPAINSLADLKGLKVRVGDQSGAKFMTGLGAIGVPMPFGEVQQALTMGVVDCAVTGPASANAAGWPEAATTVLPIALQLAVNGYAINLKTWNAMSPEQQSTLQKAFDKLDDNIWNYSKDLYEDAMRCNAGELPCNQGKSYKLKTLPVTAADQATVAAAVEKTSLPAWAAQCNAVDPECESVWRATIGAHPGQ
- a CDS encoding GFA family protein is translated as MVFSGTCRCGHVTFESDCPPVMTTACHCVGCQKMSASAFSLTALFPAAAFAVTQGETVLGGLHGPTRHYFCAHCLTWLFTRPAGVDEYVGVRSSLLENPQHYRPFMETWTREKLPWVTTGASVSYEAFPDPQDYPALMSQFRAGDK
- a CDS encoding dihydrofolate reductase family protein, encoding MATAHVFIAVSLDGFIARPDGDIDWLLQRDDPTEDHGYNAFIADKDVIVMGRGSYEKVRTFDTWFYDRPVVVLSEQLTGTPVPEALKGKLRFSNLAPADLMAELAGQGVQRVYVDGGQLVQSFLRDGLVADMVITTVPVLIGSGRRLFGGLQRDIDWELVSNCSFPSGLVQASYRLTV
- a CDS encoding MurR/RpiR family transcriptional regulator, with the protein product MPPKELSFLTRVRESLSTLNPAERRLGEFVCDFPAELASYSASELATLAQVSNATVSRFVKRLGYENYEAARRHARVEKQSGSRLFLTGSVDSASVQSVEAHVAQGVANIESTFLGISEGQISAVAQSMLDARKVWVLGFRSSYPFASYLQWQMTQVVENIVALPGAGQTLGESLVSMTEQDMVVVFGLRRRVANMDAILELIKKNGAKLLYITDEGVAPLSSVTWHFRCQTLAPGPLFNHVAVMGVCHLLATRAIELAGSAGRARLRGIESFNDSLDEL
- a CDS encoding ATP-binding protein; translated protein: MTDSKAISRETLESMLKAINMGVLLVDQDCKVLFSNHFMTINSGRSAEELVGRTLFEAFPELPEVWTRQKINSVATLQNFAFTSWQQRPHLFNFESTRPISGLVRHMYQNCTFFPVQDADGSSLGVGLAITDTTDTAARQLELTHLNKLLEEEKSAQALLIARLEDAQAQLLQSEKMAAIGQLAAGVAHEINNPIGFVCSNVNTLRRYLVDIFALLEAHEQASDETHANAHPELAIMRDKMDYKFMRQDIDDLLVESADGLDRVTRIVRDLREFSHVDSYEWQLADLHKGLDSTLNVIWNEIKFKAQVIKCYGDIELIECMGSQINQVFMNLLINASHAVGSDGEITVRSGREDGGVFVEIADNGHGIPPEIQNRIFEPFFTTKPVGMGSGLGLSLSYSIILKHHGRLTVESEPGRGSRFRAWLPLRQPQQQALSTSATEGC